Proteins from a genomic interval of Polaribacter sp. Q13:
- a CDS encoding copper resistance protein NlpE, which yields MKYIIKVVAVVCILFLACKNNAPVDVTGVYVGEFPCADCVGIDNKMTLNTDSTFVLESVYKGKGEGNVFKKTGNYSIENGIVILALETSPFKYAIGDNYIELLDIDGHKIESELNYKLIKQE from the coding sequence ATGAAATATATTATAAAAGTTGTAGCCGTAGTTTGTATTCTTTTTTTAGCATGTAAAAATAATGCTCCGGTAGATGTTACAGGAGTTTATGTAGGCGAATTTCCTTGTGCAGATTGTGTTGGAATCGATAATAAAATGACTTTGAATACCGATAGTACTTTTGTGTTAGAAAGTGTGTATAAAGGTAAAGGGGAAGGAAATGTTTTTAAAAAAACAGGAAATTATTCTATTGAAAATGGAATAGTGATTTTAGCGTTGGAAACGAGTCCTTTTAAATATGCAATTGGTGATAATTATATTGAATTGTTAGATATTGATGGTCATAAAATTGAAAGCGAGTTAAATTATAAGCTAATAAAACAAGAATAA